The genomic region TTGATTGATGATTTGGTGTGGAAATGGATTGGAGAGAATGAGAAAAAAAACAGAGTGAGGGAGAAGTGGCGAAATGAGAGGAGAGTAAGTGGTGAAAGGGAGAGAAAGGAGACATTTTCGCTCTACTTTTCTTGCTCCCAAGTTTTCTTCTTCTAACTAACTTAACCTCCTccaaattttctttctctttccttttattttccacTTGGCCAAACATAAAATTCTACTTTTATATAAATACgagttttaaaatttagtccctaaattttaaaatattttatatacattttcaaactaTCCATCTTATATCAATTAGGAACGAAAATAGAAAATTATCTTTAGTGGGCTAAATATGAACCATAAAATTTTTGGGAGAGTCACAATccaattttactattatattaattTCTAATTTCATAAATTTCTAAAGGACTAAAATGCATATTTAACATTTTTGTGAGGAGGGGCAAGGCCACTGCCTATCCCCTTATCCCCTTGTCTACACCCTTGATATATAATGAGGAAGGGactaaaatcattaatttaaccATTATATTAGACATTACATCTCATGtagtataatttaaaatgaatattgtaaAAATGGGTTTTAAAAATCTTGTAATTGAGGTTTATTGTAACTTTTATAGAAACTTTATCActcactctctctctctctcttttttttacctttatttttagtttttacttGTAATAGTTATGTGACAAGGTTTTGCCTTACTTtacaattttcattttaaattatgctatataaaatttaatgtaacgtccccctacccgagaccgttgccggagtcaagcaggagacattacaaaacttatcttagcacttaaacagttttcgtagtaaactatccatctgcgtcacggtcgctaaaaaaatcatatctcgagttacgaaactcgaaatccaattccgtaaatttttcctgaaaatagactcatatatctacttactaattttttcctagaatttttggtcaggccaattagtacagtttattagaaaagttctcccctatttcagggttcggctactctgacccttgtgcactacgaatcaaatttcttcctgtacagaaatccaatgactattccatttgtttcaattaaaaatagacacaataaggaatccatacaaataaagtttgagtcctaattcttaatacacaatttatggtgaatttctaaagtcagaacatggaatccagaaattgttctaaccctgtttcaccaaaatgtaaatatctcataaaacgcaactcttttacctattttttttcttccacataaaaatagattcattaagcttcaattacatattttattcatcatctaattcactttatactatttttgttatattttcaaagttggactactgttactgtccaaatctgttttagtataaaatgttgataactaagtttataacatcttcatttcttctctctacaacatttaccaacaattcctcttattactcttcactaacatatcaaaacataccatacttaaggttttggtaacatttacaaaacataccaaaatatcacttaacaacttagatactttcaaaatgaccaaaagacatcctaggtacaatgccattttccaaaagatagaaacttcaccaatttgagttcgggatcggcttgtatgtttgagtccttatactttcgcaCCTAGCTCAAGtaggaaacaaaccgtacgcgagaatactctcagtggtatttctataaacaatagcttaatcaactttaaaacatggtaattcaaacacattattgctattattcaatatcaatcaagtattttaataacctttactttatttacccttattaacataacttcgGACatcgacggatacacggatccaacccacactcgggataagtacatagtgcttcatcggaataaatccgaactttaacattatagtacacaaagtacttcatcgaacaaatccgaactttaacgtgagtcgacacatagtgtctcatcgactcaatgtcggaatatcccaatacttccaattcttatgacatgtcaactatatccgactagcccgacatcgttaatagggtattcaaaatcacattcatttcaatatggtaaaaatacttacctcattcacattttcatacaatatcaatatcaaatatagcaataatgattaagctcggtttatagaaatacaaaccactatttatcgaatttaatcgatatcttcgttcactttctcttttccttctttgatgacgatccgtgctacgtttgctactaacaatcatacaattaaaatcatcaatatactaattcataaaacacattttcactttctatcaaacttttacaaaaattccaatttcgtcctttttccattactaatcttttttctttaacttaagcttcatattctcttttaatcaactcattaacaatttctaactcataaaattcattataaaacataaattttgagctctattcaacttaatccctatttaaacctaacttagaattcttttaataaatcactcaattttcacttctaacttcaattcctatcaatttaacccataaaatctcaatttattcaactaaatcaatatctaaaattttctattttcttcattttaacctcatacatgtagaactttgaattaggcatccataaacataaaaatcataagaaaatgagctaaaacaacttaccaatcaagctttaggcccttaatcctcaaatttcccttttctatttctttctttctttctttctttctttctcacgtttgctctctgtaactctttctatgtttctttactcattattctttattcattatactatattatattattattaactataataaatataaaattaacatgtgtaatagctataacataaaatatcttatagctattacacatatataccaactattacacatgttatatcatacattcacacacatggcacttagggtctaattgctagattagtcccttttactaatctttaatctataattaaacttttataccgtatgcaatttagtcattattctaaattcaagctacttaacttaatcaaacattaaataaccattcaactataattcataaatatttctaataaatattcatgaattaatttcACTGAAACAgagactcaagactcaatttccgataccgtaacttttgGTTCATtacagatattttatgttatagctattacacatgttaattttatatttgatattgatattgtatgaaaatgtgaatgaggtaagtatttttaccatattgaaatgaatgtgattttgaataccctattaatgattaatcgggctagtcggatatagttgacatgtcataggaattggaagtattgggatattccgacattgagtcgatgagacactatgtgtcgactactgttaaagttccggatttgttctgatgaagtactttgtgtactataatgttaaagttccggatttattccgatgaagcactatgtacttatcccggagtgtgggttggatccgtgtatccgtcagtgtccgagttatgttaataagggtaaataaagtaaaggttattaaagtcttgattgatattgaataatagcaataatgtgtttaaattaccatgttttaaagttgattaagctattgtttatagaaatatcaCCGAGAGTATTCTCAGATACGGTTTGTTTCCTACTTgagctaggtacgaaagtataaggactcaaatacaagccgatcccgaactcaaattggtgaagtttctatcttttggaaaatggcattgtacctaggatgtcttttggtcattttgaaagtatctaagttgttaagtgatattttggtatgttttgtaaatgttaccaaaaccttaagtatggtatgttttgatatgttagtgaagagtaataagaggaattgttggtaagtgttgtagagagaagaaatgaagatgttataaacttagttatcaacattttatactaaaacagatttggacagtaacagtagtccaactttgaaaatataacaaaaatagtataaagtgaattagatgatgaataaaatatgtaattgaagcttaatgaatctatttttatatggaagaaacaaaataggtaaaagagttgtgttttatgagatatttacgttttggtgaaacagggttagaacaatttctggattccatgttctgactttagaaattcaccataaattgtgtattaagaattaggactcaaactttatttgtatggattccttattgtgtctatttttaattgaaacaaatggcatagtcattggatttctgtacaggaagaaatttgattcgtagtgcacaagggtcagagtagccgaaccctgaaacaggggagactttttctaataaactgtactaattggcctgaccaaaaattctaaaaaaaattagtaagtagatatatgagtctagtttcagggaaaatttacggaattggatttcgagtttcgtaactcgagatatgatttttttagcgaccgtgacgcagatggatagtttactacgaaaactgtttaagtgctaagataagttttgtaatgtctcctgcttgactccggcaacggtctcgggtaggggacGTTACATTTAACGTGTTTAATAATGAAAGAACTTGATTGATATAACATCGACAGTTTAAGgatttaattagaatattttgaaatttaggtataaatttaTAATGAGGGTCTTGTCAAAGAATGAGTTTAGTGTATCATCATCAATAACAACACGATTAGATAAAACAAAAatagtgaaagagttataaataaatattaataatttaatttaaatataattaaatattaattataattatttttcttaaatttcgaGTTTATAATTTACGAGATAAAGATTTATGATTTTATATTGAGTTTCAAATGTTTGTTTAAATAAAGTTAtcgtatttatttataaatatttcattatttttatttcaccAATAACTAGATGCTATGTTGTTCGTTGACCGTGCATAAGACTCATGCatagtgaaaaataaaatttgtaacaaatatatttataaaaatttgatataGATAAGAAATGAGACTttagttaaaatgataaaataaagatattaaaaattataatatttaacttcAAATTTTATCATGTATTTTTCGTCTATTTTGGGCTAAAATGACAAACACGGTAATTTGAAGAGCTAAAAGAAGCCGAAAAAAGTTGAAGGGCTAAAATGACCCTTTTTGCAAAGTTGAAGGGCTAAATAAGAGATTCTgccttttctatttttatataaaagatgtAAAAGGACAATCATTTTACTTTCTAAAGTAATGGAATTAATACTCAAATAACTCGTAACACCGTGCTGATTGTTTGGCCAAAATGAGCTTAGTGGGAAAGACAAGTCTTTAATGGCGCCCCGAATGAAGTTTTAGAGCTTATTCAACAAGAGGCTAATGATGCTTTTGTCCAATTTCCATTGATGTAATTTTGTTTTCTTGTTTatcactaataataataataataatgaaaccGAATATCAAACTGAACCGAATAGTCGGCTTGAACCGGTTTCGGTTTTCTCTGACTTTTTTGGTCAAGCTTAATGTTGATATCGAGCAAAGATACGAGCATGGatacttcaagaaaaatgaaaaaatctGAAGAAAATGAATATCTTTGATCTCAGAGAATGGCAGGATCTTTGTATCTTTTGAAAATGGCTTCAATATCTTCCATTACCTCTGGTGGCAAAGGCCGTTGAGTTGTTAGAAATGCATCAATGTCTTCCTTCAGCTGCTCAACCGAGGTTGCGCCGATGATCGAACTCGTCATAAACGGACGATCTCGTACAAACCCGAGCGCGAGTTGAACGGGACTTAATCCGTGCTTTTTCGCCATCTCAATATATTGCATTGTTGCTTCCTGAAAATCCCCACCAATACGTCAATCATTAGTAAAAATACCATGTAGGCACTGGTATTAGGGGTAGAATTGCATTTTACTCAATCTactaaaaaaatagataaattaatcccTATATGTTAGATTAGAGAGCAAACTAGTctttatgttaaaattttcatccatttttattgttaaaaattagtcCAAGTACGTCAGCATGAGATACACATGGCAACCACATGTTACTACGTGGTATTCGGAAGCCATGCCAGTTTTTTAACTGTACAAATTGATGAAGTTTTTAATGTAGAAAGAGTAATTTGCCTATTCTTTTTAGTAGAGGGAGCATTTCAACCATCAACATACATATATACCTTGGCAATTGACTTGTTATATCTTTCCATGTAGCCAGGGAAAAGGTTCAACCTCCCTTTCTTTGCCGCTTCGGAATTGATATCTAAGTATTTTCCGCTTAGCGCTCCACCGGCGAGCGGAGAGTAAGAAAGTAACCCAATATTGCAATTCTTCGGGTGACAAACTTCGACCAGGTCGACTGCAAAAGGAAAATGTTACTGAATTCTCAAACATGTTTATGTTCAGAAAATACCCGGAAGGAGCACAAGAAAACGAATTTAGATTAAGCATAGCCAGAACTGATTCAATCCTGAGAGAAGACCAAGGCTCCGCTAAGCAGAGGTTCAATCCCGGGgtcatttcgtttgttggtcttTGCATATGAATCGAAACTTCAGGAACAACTAAATCGATGCAACAGCGAGATATTGAGATGCTAGTATAacatttatatagattttggataAGTTTTACCCTCGAAACGCCGGACCAGTAGACTATAGCTGTTTTGGATACTAACGATCTTTGATAGTCCTTCAACTCGAGCTGCATGAACAAACTCCATTACTCCATACGAAGTCTCGTTAGAAACTCCGATATAGCGTACCTGAAATCGAAGAGCATTCATATACAAATCTTAGTATTTGTGACATCTTCAAACAACTGATTAAATATCACAAGCAGATTTTCCGACAGTTGTATGCATATCTGGCACTCATATATAAATAGAGTAACATAAGATTTTCCAACAGCAATCGGATTTAATTTGATCTCTGTTTTTTATTACCTTTCCTTCGTCGATGACTTCTTGTAAAGCCTTAAGTTGTTCCACAAACGGTATACTTGGTCGCCATTTTGAAGAATCATAGAAATACTCACCGAACAACGGCACATAACGATCTGGCCTGGTTGAAACCGTAAGTTCAAGAAAATATGATTACATCAATGAAGCACATACGCAGACATACTACTCAGGTACATACGATAACTTTTAAGAGATAAGGATACGATTATGACAAGACACGGTAATAAAAAGTACTTTTTTACATAGTAAAACACCAGTACAAgcaagttgatgccatgtctgTAAATGCCTACCGTCACATGGATGCACCTAAAAGAACTGTAACCTTACCAATGAATTTGCAGTAAATCAATGTAATCGGTGTTGAGTCTTTTAAGGCTTTTCTCTACGCTTTCTCTAATGTTCACAGCATCAACCCGTAAAACTTTTGCATTGTCACGTAGGTGAGCCGATCGTTCTGAATAGCCGCATACTTTTGTTGCCAAAATAACCTGCGGAAAATATGCACGTAGAAACCAGTACTCAAATCAAttcctcaaccaatactcaagtAGTACAAAACATAAGCTCATCGAGATATTCACGAGGGATGA from Gossypium arboreum isolate Shixiya-1 chromosome 1, ASM2569848v2, whole genome shotgun sequence harbors:
- the LOC108480595 gene encoding uncharacterized protein LOC108480595 translates to MFFFFHLDKVEKDTITRFHLIQSEMAVSSSTVSASVPPYLCCNTTKIPCFKVPHHTPLRLYNAKRTQIWVKRSCFKSPITAKVAQQSDLQYRKLGDSDLQISEITLGTMTFGEQNTEKEAHEMLSYAFEHGINALDTAEVYPIPMKKETSGRTDLYIASWLKSQPRDKVILATKVCGYSERSAHLRDNAKVLRVDAVNIRESVEKSLKRLNTDYIDLLQIHWPDRYVPLFGEYFYDSSKWRPSIPFVEQLKALQEVIDEGKVRYIGVSNETSYGVMEFVHAARVEGLSKIVSIQNSYSLLVRRFEVDLVEVCHPKNCNIGLLSYSPLAGGALSGKYLDINSEAAKKGRLNLFPGYMERYNKSIAKEATMQYIEMAKKHGLSPVQLALGFVRDRPFMTSSIIGATSVEQLKEDIDAFLTTQRPLPPEVMEDIEAIFKRYKDPAIL